In Phocoena phocoena chromosome 19, mPhoPho1.1, whole genome shotgun sequence, a genomic segment contains:
- the SMYD4 gene encoding SET and MYND domain-containing protein 4, translated as MDLPVDEWKSYVLQKWSLLPKSIQVTISTAEALSDIFLHSSSLLQPEDEMFLKRLSRGYLVGKDPNAPLFYREEGNKKFQKKDYMGATVLYSKGVSHSRPNSEDISLCYANRSAALFHLGQYETCLKDIVRAQTHGYPERLQAKLLLRKAECLVTLGRPHEASQTISDLESNFAAKPTLAASQFQVLQRTLCRLKVKVQEKENLTETSPAALTKAFEDVDLREENEQISSTSSSVSLCTDPLKGRCLVATKDILPGELLVKEDAFVSVLNPGEMPPWHRGLESKWDTRATNGDLYCHRCLKHTLAPVPCDGCSYAKYCSQECMQQAWDLYHSIECSLGGLLLTLGVFCHIALRSTLLARFEEAGKVINKLCGEITNRDTCLPESKNLAQILSYDLGGESKNKGKTVETPIPGCDINGKYENNYNAVFSLLPHTGNHSPVHKFLCALSVSALCRQLEAASLQVFTTGLKSSKLKAAGAPVLYPELNIWGVAMLRHMLQLQCNAQAITTIQQTGSEKNLITNSRQVRLATGLFPVVSLLNHSCSPNTSVSFISTIATVRASQQIKKGQEILHCYGPHESRMGVAERRQKLRSQYFFDCNCPPCEREKQRPSQGPGREAFCCHRCRALLQGDDVLSCGSTSCTESVSRDHLVSQLQDLQRQVGMARKLLRNGELERAIQLLLGCRHAAETFLLAEHSVVGEIEDDLAQAYAALGDWEKSAAHLQKSLRVVEVRHGPTSVEMGHELFKLAQIFFNGFAIPEALNTIQQAEKVLLVHYGPWNDEIQELQKMKSCLLDLPPIPVGPNE; from the exons ACCAGAGGatgagatgtttttaaaaaggctttctaGAGGTTACCTTGTTGGAAAGGACCCCAACGCTCCCCTTTTCTAcagagaagaaggaaacaaaaaatttcagaagaagGATTATATGGGAGCCACAGTGCTGTACTCTAAG GGAGTATCGCATTCAAGGCCCAACTCTGAGGACATTTCACTGTGTTACGCCAATCGCTCTGCAGCCCTCTTCCACCTGGGCCAGTATGAG ACATGCCTTAAAGACATCGTCAGAGCACAGACGCATGGATATCCAGAAAGATTGCAAGCCAAGTTGCTGTTGCGTAAGGCGGAGTGTCTGGTGACCCTGGGGAGACCACACGAGGCAAGCCAGACCATCAGTGATCTTGAAAGTAACTTTGCTGCCAAACCAACCCTAGCAGCTTCCCAATTTCAGGTTCTGCAGAGAACCCTCTGTCGTCTGAAAGTAAAGGTACAGGAAAAGGAGAATCTCACAGAAACCTCCCCAGCAGCTCTAACCAAAGCCTTTGAGGATGTGGACCTAAGGGAAGAGAATGAACAGATTTCCAGCACATCATCATCTGTCAGCTTATGTACAGACCCTTTAAAAGGCCGCTGTCTGGTTGCCACAAAAGATATTCTCCCAGGAGAGCTTCTGGTGAAAGAGGATGCTTTTGTGAGTGTACTTAACCCAGGAGAAATGCCACCGTGGCATCGTGGCCTCGAGAGCAAGTGGGATACCAGAGCTACCAATGGGGACCTCTACTGTCACCGATGTTTGAAGCACACTTTGGCCCCAGTTCCCTGTGATGGATGCAGCTATGCCAAGTATTGCAGCCAAGAGTGTATGCAGCAGGCCTGGGATCTCTACCATAGTATAGAGTGTTCTCTAGGGGGGCTGCTTCTCACACTGGGTGTTTTTTGCCACATTGCCCTGAGGTCGACTCTTTTAGCTAGATTTGAGGAAGCTGGCAAAGTCATAAATAAGCTTTGTGGTGAGATTACTAACAGGGATACCTGTTTACCTGAAAGCAAGAATCTGGCGCAAATACTCAGCTATGACCTGGGAGGGGAGAGTAAAAACAAGGGCAAAACAGTTGAGACCCCGATTCCTGGGTGTGATATTAACGGGaagtatgaaaataattataatgctGTCTTCAGCCTTTTACCCCATACCGGAAACCATAGCCCTGTACACaaattcctctgtgctctgagTGTTTCTGCACTGTGCAGGCAGCTCGAAGCAGCCAGTCTACAGGTCTTCACAACAGGTCTGAAATCGTCTAAGCTGAAAGCAGCAGGGGCTCCTGTGTTGTACCCAGAGTTGAATATTTGGGGAGTGGCCATGCTGAGACACATGTTACAGCTACAGTGTAATGCTCAGGCAATAACAACCATACAGCAAACAG GATCTGAAAAGAACCTCATCACGAACAGCAGGCAGGTGCGCCTTGCCACGGGGCTGTTCCCCGTCGTCAGCCTCCTGAACCATTCCTGCAGCCCCAATACCAGCGTGTCTTTCATTAGCACCATCGCCACCGTTCGGGCATCTCAGCAGATTAAAAAAGGACAAGAGATTCTCCACTGCTATG GGCCCCACGAGAGCAGGATGGGTGTTGCCGAGAGGCGCCAGAAGCTGAGGTCTCAGTATTTCTTTGACTGCAACTGTCCCCCTTGTGAACGTGAGAAGCAGAGACCCTCGCAGGGGCCCGGGAGGGAAGCCTTCTGTTGTCACCGTTGCAGAGCACTCCTGCAG GGAGATGATGTTCTGAGCTGTGGCAGCACATCTTGTACGGAATCAGTCAGCAGAGATCACCTAGTCTCTCAGCTACAGGACCTTCAGCGGCAGGTGGGGATGGCCCGGAAGCTTCTCAGAAATGGCGAACTAG AGCGAGCCATTCAGCTGTTGTTGGGATGCCGGCATGCTGCTGAGACCTTCCTGTTGGCGGAACACAGCGTGGTGGGAGAAATCGAGGATGACCTGGCCCAGGCCTATGCTGCCTTAG GGGACTGGGAGAAGTCAGCCGCCCATCTACAGAAGAGTCTCCGAGTGGTTGAGGTTCGCCACGGGCCAACCAGTGTTGAGATGGGCCATGAACTCTTCAAACTGGCCCAAATCTTCTTCAATGG GTTTGCAATACCCGAAGCTCTGAACACAATACAACAGGCAGAAAAGGTTCTGCTGGTGCACTATGGCCCTTGGAATGACGAGATCCAGGAGCTACAGAAGATGAAATCCTGTTTGTTGGACTTGCCGCCCATCCCTGTGGGACCCAACGAATAG